The sequence aTGTTTTTTCTGTTGGATTCAGGCATATACAACGTTTTAGTGGCTGTATAAACCAAAATAAtagatacatgaacaaaaatatggtttcataacgtgttatgcatcttttgtggtatatgcatattgtgttatgcatcttttttggaggctgcataatgaatatgtagtTAGTTTTCGAAATTTTCCCCAAAATGACGATgacctccgattttttcatgaaaaacaaaaatttgatattgttgtttgtactcgttgtgtagctctctttaaaagatttccaacgatacaaaatttgtaaaattccaaggagcggttttttagatatgttatatccaagttgcgttgtcaattatacccctgaaaaattaggatgcataaccCGTTATGTAGTCATTattcaaaatttcatataattatgggtgtcacagaaaCTATAATCTTGGGTCTGAcaacgagaatattatttttttggggtcTGCGCCTAATTTCCTCTTTCctacaattgatgttttggaccgcttatggtctgaattagactttgcttccttctacaaagttgtagatattcttaagacttagctaatggactatagaaccaatctaattgaattagtaactcttagatatgctaaagatagataataaaagatatataaccataaatgggcttagaatcattagatagacttgtatgattcttgcatgagccattttggctagattcttagagttcttgtgtgattaacagttagtctttaacaatgatcgattcaaaggatgaaccagtggatcgtggatctcgaggtaggcgtggcctgtcatcaaaacaggtgggaatttacattaactcttttgtgattattgttgttttcttttacaaaagtttatgtttaacaaattcatgcattgtctgattttgtattccatgcattgttttattttaaacTATGAAAGTACTGttgtttcttttaatctttccatttctTGGAAAGGAATtataatgctttgtttgtctttatgaatgtttggaaaataagaatttccatttgaatgcttgggaaataagaattcccatctgtggtatatagcaCTACACTAAAACAACCAACTAGCGACAGATATACGTGTTGCAATGAATTACATTAATTTAGGAAATGTATACACTAATTTGTGTAACGTTTATATACGTTGCAAAACAATTTAcaggtaaaataaataaattccgaCATTCCAGCAGATTTTTGCACCTGAATGTATTCTGCACCTTCATATATAATTGTAGATCAACTAGAAGACCCAATTTTTCATATGATTCCGGCAGATTTTTGCACCTGCATATACCATTTTAAATGAACTAGAAGACCATATTTATCATTTGGAAAGAATCTCAATAAACATATTATTGACATATAACCACATACATATGATTGATCATCAATACCGATTACATTCAACATGTAATAAAAGAACTGTCATCAACCTATACAGTTAACTGGTATGATCCAATGATTAAATACCAACATAATTTCTGAATTTGAAACTATGAAACATTAGTTCATAAAAACCTAACCTTCTTctgcttattaaaaaaaaaagaaaaaaccctaaCCTTCTGTTGTTTACATGTATAATGAGAAGTAATTTCGATTCCAGCGCTACCAATAGTGGAAGAACATTATCGATCCTGCAAAGTATAAGACAGAATTATAAATTGATACATAAGCCTCAAAGTTTATTGAGAAAATCAAAATATTGTCACTTTAATGCAATTTATGGTTCATAGCATATGGAATCAAAGAAAACTCAACAATACTTCGAACAAAAAACTTACTTGGAACATTGTTTTTCTAGTGGTAAAGTCCAACTTGGGGTCTGAAAAGAGGAAGAGGTTAAGGTTAAGTGGACAACTCTGACTTTGTATTTGCATCAGAAGTCTTTCCTTGGTTAGACACCTGAAATGGTTCAATTTTTTTCATCAGACAAAAGATTCAATAGGGAAAAGGAAGTAAAAATATAAACTTTCATACTGTATCATTCCGTTAAAGAAGAAATAAACCTAATAGGAACATTAAACTTCCATTTCTCTTAAACAACATGTTATGTTCTCACTTAATCAAACATGAAATGAAAGGATAAATTCTCAAACCTCACGATTTGAGCCCTCTAGTTATGAGAAACTAGCCAAAATTGGTAGACATCAACACTCAGATACATTCATTAAGCTTACCCCAATTAGGGTCTGTTCTTACACatttaaagaagaagaaatattggTCAAGACAAGGACCAATCTGTGTTAGACACGTGTAGTAATCCTACTGAAGGATGATAAGCATACTAACTACCCCATGCTAATTATTCAGGGATATCCACCATCTTATTTCAAGTAGAGGCACTAAACACAATAACCCTTAGGTACATGACAATACCACCCCCTCTAccaaatccttgtcctcaaggattgaaATCAGGAAAATGAGCATGAACATTTGTAGAATCCTCCCAAGTAGCATCTTCAGCTCTCTATTGTATGAGTAATTGTTCCACAGGTCTGCCATGTCTGGTGATGCTTCTAGTGTTAAGGATAGCAACTGGATGAAGAAGAATCTGTCCTGCATCATCCACAACTGGTAACTCAGTGGAAGGAGTGTGTGTCTTGCTGATGCACTTCTTCAGCTGGGAGACATGAAAAACAGGATGTATCCTGGAGCTAAGAGGCAGTTGAAGCTTGCAAGCCACTGCACCTATCTTCTTAATGACCAAGAATGGGCCATAGTATTTGGCAGAGAGCTTCAAAATTTTTCTAAGTGCTATTGAAGATTGTCTGTAGGGTTGGAGTTTGAGGTAGACTGCATCACCTACTTGGAAAGACCTATCAATCCTATTTTCATTGGCATAGTGCACCATCCGTTCTTGAGCCTTGTGTAGTGACTTCTTGAGAATATCCAAAGTAGAATCTCTCTGCTTCAAATAATCTTCAACAGCTTTGACAGATGTGGTGGTTGTTGAGGGAAAAGCAAGATGAGGTGGATCATAGCCATACAAAGGCTTGAAGGGGCACATCTTGATGCTGGTGTGGAAGTTAGTGTTATACCACCATTAAGCTAGTGGAAGCCACCTAAACCAGTGCTTGGGTTTATGACTAGTCATGCATCTCAAATAATTCTCTAAGCAAGCATTAACTTTCTCTGTTTGGCCATCAGATTGAGGATGATAAGCGTGCTAAGGTTGAGGCTGGTGCTGAGAGATTTGAAAATATATTGCCAAAATAAATTGGTAAAGACCTTGTCTCTATCAGAGACAATTGAAGCAGGTAAGCCATGCAACCTGAAAATCTGGTTGATAAATCTTTTGCCACTGTAATGGTTGTGTATGGGTGAATCAGGGCAATGAAATGGGAATATTTAGTCAGTCTGTCAACTACCACCAGGATGACATCTCTTCTCTCACTTGCAGGTAAGTCTTCAATGAAGTCGATGGAGATATGTTGCCATGCTGAGTCAGGAATTGGGAGAGGTTGCAGCAAGACAGCAGGTGATGTATGCTCCCCTTTGTTTCTTTGGCAAATGTCACAAGAGgagacaaaaagaaaaacatcttgTTTCATGTTAggccagaaaaaaaaaagatttggcTCTGACATAAGTAACTTGTATACCAGAGTGGCCCCCCACTGAAGAAGAATGCACAGAATCTAGAATTGCTTGTCTAGTATTTGCTCCATTGCCAATGTACAGTCTGTTCTTGTATCTCAATATGCCTTCACTATAAGTAAAATGTTGCACCGCAGAGGGATTCACTAGAAGCTGAGGAAGAATGAGTTGAACTTTTGGGTCAGCTGCATAGATGGAAATAATGTCCAAAGCCCATAGTGGTGTGGTAGTGGATAGTATGTTGCACTCAGCATGCAGGTGTGGTCTTCTTGACAAGGCATCAACTACCTTGTTTTCTGCACCTCTTTTTTACTTAACTTGATAATCAAAACCAAGTAACTTAATCACCCATTTTTGTTGAAGCACTGTACTGATTTTTTGTTCAAGAATGTACTTAATACTTTGATGGTCAGTTGAGATGATAAAGTGATGGTCTTGTAAGTAATGCCTCCATTTAGTTACAGCTTAAGCAATGGCAGTCATTTATTTCTCATATGTGGATAGAGCACTTGATTTGGGACCCAAAGGTTGGATAAAAAAGTAATTGGTTTGTTGCCTTCTTGTAATAAAACATCACCAATTCCATTATCACAAGCATCAGCCTCAAGAATGAACTCCTTTGTGAAGTCAGGGAGAGCCATCACTGGAGTTGTAGACATTGTTATCTTGAGGTGTTGAAAAGAAAGAGTAGCAGCTGGAGTCCACTGAAATGCATTTTTCTTGAGTAAGTTAGTTAAGGGTCTACTGATAATCCCATAGTGTTGGACAAATTTCCTGTAGTAGCCAGTCAAGCCAAGAAAACCCCTCAACTCCTTGATATTTGAAGGTGTAGGCCATGTGGTCATTGCTGAAACTTTGGCAGGATCAGCTTTGACACCTTCAGAAGAGATGATATGACCCAAATATTCCAATTCTTGTTGGGAAAAACAACATTTGGAGAGATTGGAAAATAGCTGATGAGTCCTCAGAATACTCAAAGTGATTTCCAAATGTTTGATATGATCCTCCAAGCTGGAACTAAAAACCAATATATCATCAAAGAACACAAGTATGAACTTCCTCAAGTGATCTTTAAAGATGTCATTCATGAGAGCTTGAAAAGTGGCTGGTGCATTTGTGAGTCCAAAAGGCATTACTTTAAACTCATAATGCCCCTGGTGTGTTCTAAAAGTTGTCTTGTAAATATCCTTAAAGTAGACCCTGATTTGATGGTACCTAGACCTTAAATCAATTTTTGTATACCAGACAGCACCCTTGAGTTCATCTAGAAGTCCATCTATAAAAGGAGTAAGAAATTTGTCTTTAATAGTGATGCTATTGAGCCTTCTATAGTCTACACAAAACCTCCAAgaattgtctttctttttgaccAATAGGATAGGAGCAGCAAAGGGGCTGTGGCTATGTTGTATGATACCAGATTGCACATGTCTTTGATCAAGTCCTCTACCACAGCCTTTTGAACATAGGGGCATTTATAGGGTCTAAGATTTGGTAGTTCAGAATTAGGTTTAAGAGGGATAGTATGATCTAAACTCCTTTGAGGTGGAAACTTAGTGGGTTCTGAGAAAATATCTTGAAATTGCACTAAAATTGCTGATATCTGAGGTGATACTGGGGTGGGAGATAAAGAGGAGGAAATAGAAAAAAGTTGACCAACAAGACCATGTGAATGCTTAGTGAAAAATGACTTTAGAGCACTACCACTCATCATAGATAAAGAAGATTTTACATGAGACCCAGAGAGTGTAATTTTCTTCCCATTGTGTTTAAAAGAAATGGTAAGTTTAGAGAAATTGAACACAACATCACCTAGATGTTTGAGCCATTCTGCTCTCAGCACCATGTCACAGCCCCCAAGTGGTAAGAGTCTCAGTGGAGCACTAAATTTGTAACCCTGCATAGTCCATCTCAACTTAGAACAAACACCAGAACTAATGGTTTTGTCTCCATTGGCCACAGTGACCAACATGTGTgttgtgggttcaactgagcattgTAGTTTCTTGTCCAGATCACTATCAAGGAAACTGTGAGTGCTGCCAGTGTCGTTGAGAACTGAGATGGAGTGCTTGTTGAGAAGGCCTGGAATCCTGATAGTTTCCCTATTAACTTGTCCAATGAGAGCATTTAGTGAAATCTCCATATCAAACTCTACTGGAGAAACAATATCTTCAGAAGGATGTTCTTCAAAAATTTCCTCATGGTCTAGTTGTGGTGCAGTATCAACCATGAAAAGCTATTGTGTGGTACAAATGTGGTCTAGCCTAAAAACtgcatcacaattataacaaagACCTTGTTCTCTCCTCTTTCTGACTTGCTCAGGAGTAAGTCTAGTGATAGGTGGAAAAGAGGAATTGTTTGGTTTAGATGGTGGTGGGATTGAAGATTGTTTAATTGAGGAGGGAGTACTGGTGGACTGTTTTGGAGCTTGTGGAGAATTGAGAGTCTTAGATGAAGAATAACTGTTATAGTAAGGCTTGAGTGTAGGCTTATAAAGTTTTTGTTGGGCCAAAACAGTTTGTTCCTACATCTTTGCTAGGGAGAAAGCTCTCATCAGGGTAGTTGGGTGGAACATCAGCACAGAATGTTGAATGTCTTCCTTGAGAGCACCAATAAAACTTTTGATAAAAAAGCTCTCTCAGGGTGTATGCTGAGTAAAAGAGCTTTAGCAGATTCAAATTcctcaaaaaaaatcatcaacagTAGTTTTATGCAGCAATTTATTGAAATTACCAACTATATTCTCATTAGCAGGATTTTCAAATCGGATGCTAGCATGTTCAGTGAGTTCAAACCAAGTCATAACAGTACGAAAAGATTAAAAGTTATAGAGCCATTTTTCAGCCTTACCCTCGAAGTGCATAGACGCCATTTTGATTTTCTATGTCTCATCCCTGATGTCGTGAAGTTAAAAATAATGATTACACTTCTGAATCCAGCCCCGTGGGTTTTCACCATTAAAGCGCGGAAAATCAAGCTTAGGC comes from Papaver somniferum cultivar HN1 chromosome 7, ASM357369v1, whole genome shotgun sequence and encodes:
- the LOC113295536 gene encoding uncharacterized protein LOC113295536; this encodes MCPFKPLYGYDPPHLAFPSTTTTSVKAVEDYLKQRDSTLDILKKSLHKAQERMVHYANENRIDRSFQVGDAVYLKLQPYRQSSIALRKILKLSAKYYGPFLVIKKIGAVACKLQLPLSSRIHPVFHVSQLKKCISKTHTPSTELPVVDDAGQILLHPVAILNTRSITRHGRPVEQLLIQ